A window from Temnothorax longispinosus isolate EJ_2023e chromosome 1, Tlon_JGU_v1, whole genome shotgun sequence encodes these proteins:
- the LOC139812893 gene encoding dnaJ homolog subfamily C member 21, with product MKCYYEVLGVERDAPDDDIKKAYRKLALKWHPDKNLDSPDEAKEQFQLVQQAWEVLSDPHERAWYDNHREAILKGGIGEDYKDDSINLFPYFSLSCFKGYGDDEKGFYTVYRKVFEQLAAEDAEFAEDGDSDEEVPGFGDSQSSYEDTVGDFYAYWQSYSTKRSYAWVDRYDIREIRNRQIIRIAKKENKKVRDKAKRERNEMVRNLVAFVRKRDKRVQVYAAKLAERARENFRKAEERRKEQLLERQRLLRDQSQAESEWSKFSNMEAQLKNIEANLTAEFGIDDRKVTTRNSNPDAFYCIACDKIFQTHKAFANHEISKKHKENVSALKRVMPIEDEDLRSSSRESDSSTEEESVSLNGPKLATDSQMPDFLLNPPRSDSKPNDEDNDGDISPAELMSDDEENPRCSQPTTEKTKTDGDVPLAAGPEMGESISFSHKIENEDDNITSEDELISDQEEDVALSSRRKKKKKKKRSIQNPNPVLELASDDNTESINEEIWLSKKQRKKLQQRKIELSKQLRNKEETHKEEDQEAESEGRVMEEASVVDERLKADKAKKGSKKEERESKGKNKKDSVADGFDGFDDLTHRCVSCSSEFPSKNKLFEHLKKTGHSVYIPELTKSKKSQEKKKKVTPKGKDDTDKRKH from the coding sequence ATGAAGTGTTACTACGAAGTATTGGGAGTCGAGAGAGATGCCCCCGATGACGACATAAAAAAAGCGTACAGGAAGCTGGCGTTGAAATGGCATCCAGATAAGAACCTCGACAGTCCGGATGAGGCTAAGGAACAGTTCCAGCTTGTTCAGCAAGCGTGGGAGGTACTGAGCGATCCCCACGAGCGTGCTTGGTATGACAATCATCGCGAGGCCATCCTGAAAGGTGGCATCGGGGAGGATTACAAAGACGACTCCATCAATCTTTTCCCATACTTCTCCCTCTCGTGCTTCAAGGGCTACGGGGACGACGAGAAGGGTTTCTACACTGTCTACAGAAAGGTTTTCGAGCAATTGGCGGCGGAGGACGCTGAGTTCGCCGAAGACGGCGATTCCGACGAGGAAGTACCTGGCTTTGGTGACTCTCAGAGCTCCTACGAGGATACGGTGGGCGATTTCTATGCCTACTGGCAGAGTTACAGTACCAAAAGATCCTACGCTTGGGTGGATCGGTACGACATACGCGAAATACGGAACCGGCAGATTATCAGGATTGCCAAGAAGGAGAACAAGAAAGTGCGCGACAAGGCGAAGCGCGAGAGGAACGAGATGGTGCGGAATCTGGTTGCTTTTGTTCGAAAGCGCGACAAGCGTGTGCAGGTATACGCGGCGAAGCTGGCCGAACGCGCCCGCGAGAACTTCCGCAAGGCAGAGGAGCGGAGGAAGGAGCAGCTGCTGGAGAGGCAGAGACTGTTGCGGGATCAATCTCAAGCTGAATCCGAATGGTCCAAGTTCTCGAACATGGAGGCACAGCTGAAGAACATCGAGGCGAATCTAACGGCGGAGTTCGGAATAGATGACAGGAAGGTAACGACGAGAAACAGCAATCCAGATGCATTTTATTGTATCGCTTGCGATAAGATTTTTCAGACGCACAAGGCTTTCGCAAATCACGAGATCTCGAAGAAGCACAAGGAAAACGTCAGCGCACTCAAACGTGTCATGCCGATCGAGGACGAGGATCTCCGTAGTAGTTCTCGAGAAAGCGATTCGAGCACGGAAGAAGAATCAGTTTCGCTGAACGGGCCTAAATTAGCAACAGATTCACAGATGCCTGATTTCTTGCTGAACCCTCCTCGAAGCGATTCGAAACCGAATGACGAGGATAATGACGGTGATATCTCTCCTGCCGAACTGATGTCGGACGATGAGGAAAATCCAAGATGTTCTCAACCGACAACCGAGAAAACGAAAACAGATGGAGATGTCCCACTGGCCGCGGGACCAGAAATGGGTGAAAGTATTTCATTTTcacataaaatagaaaatgaagATGATAACATAACTTCCGAAGACGAATTAATATCTGATCAGGAAGAAGACGTCGCGCTGTCGAGTCGtcggaagaaaaagaagaagaagaagcgtaGTATTCAAAATCCTAATCCTGTGCTTGAACTTGCTAGCGACGACAACACGGAGAGCATTAACGAGGAAATATGGCTGTCAAAGAAACAACGCAAGAAGTTACAGCAGAGGAAAATAGAGCTGAGTAAACAGTTGCGAAATAAAGAAGAGACGCACAAAGAAGAGGACCAAGAAGCAGAGAGTGAAGGCAGAGTGATGGAAGAAGCAAGTGTTGTTGATGAAAGACTGAAAGCCGACAAAGCAAAGAAAGGTTCTAAGAAAGAGGAACGAGAGAGTAaaggcaaaaataaaaaggattcAGTCGCGGATGGATTTGATGGATTTGACGATCTGACTCATCGCTGTGTTTCTTGCTCATCTGAGTTTcctagtaaaaataaattatttgaacatttaaagaaaaccggacactctgtatatataCCAGAATTAACGAAAAGTAAAAAGAGccaagagaaaaagaaaaaagtaacacCCAAAGGAAAAGACGACACGGATAAAAGgaaacattga
- the LOC139812958 gene encoding methyltransferase-like 26 encodes MNIIHYAVNHRSHTMAAKKLVYPAADRNKDPILSVLKRYIQRGTNQTFLEISSGSGQHMAHFAPHFPHVTFYPSEYEPRLLSSIAAYANGYSNIKNPLRIDITTDFRMWGDGIFKPNSLEYIYNANMMHISPYQCTIGLFINAGQLLKPNGLLITYGPYAFDGQITPQSNVNFNESLKSQDPSWGLRDVTDLKKLAEENDIKLIEIVDMPANNKTIIWKKYMHS; translated from the exons atgaatattattcattACGCTGTTAATCACAG GTCGCACACTATGGCTGCCAAAAAGCTCGTTTATCCTGCGGCGGACCGTAATAAGGATCCGATATTATCAGTTTTAAAACGGTACATCCAACGCGGCACCAATCAGACATTCTTGGAGATATCCTCCGGTTCAGGACAGCACATGGCACATTTCGCGCCGCATTTCCCACACGTCACGTTTTATCCTTCGGAGTACGAGCCGCGACTTCTGAGTAGCATCGCCGCGTACGCGAATGGATactctaatataaaaaacccCTTGAGAATCGACATCACCACGGACTTCCGGATGTGGGGTGACGGTATCTTCAAGCCGAACAGCTtggaatacatatataacgcAAACATGATGCATATCTCGCCGTACCAGTGCACCATCGGTTTATTTATCAACGCGGGCCAATTACTGAAGCCGAACGGGCTATTAATCACGTACGGACCGTACGCTTTCGATGGCCAGATCACTCCGCAGAGTAACGTAAATTTCAACGAGTCTTTGAAATCGCAGGATCCAAGTTGGGGTTTGCGAGATGTAACAgacttgaaaaaattagcTGAAGAgaacgatattaaattaatagaaatcgTAGATATGCCAGCTAATAACAAAAcgataatttggaaaaaatatatgcattcaTAA
- the LOC139812932 gene encoding ATPase WRNIP1 yields the protein MDTDKVLCPICAKEFDSSVIEAHASRCLFLNESTKDEGTMLLRDSSPTIKRNRLKPASVKRVNQTPGKRKSSLDQLTSQSFRDEEDIKDVVPQKSTDNESKKPRGNERVPLAEQMRPTSLLNFVGQKHILGPRTVLSELLQKGEIPNMILWGPPGCGKTSLANVIAHICKNDRKQRFVKLSAAMAGVQEVKEVISIASNHVKYAQRTIVFMDEIHRFNKLQQDVFLPHVESGTITLIGATTENPSFSLNSALLSRCRVIVLHKLSIVNLLAILKRAVISLGGIIHASDKGESTLQNISEENTSEESRLEMESSCNTKFIVDEPTIEWLAGTCDGDARIALGGLEMAVQCKAPNEKELLDAGPALITLDDIKESLKKTHMLYDKTGEQHYDMISALHKSVRASDENASLYWLTRMIAGGEDPVYIARRLVRMASEDIGLADPKALGIAVHTMHGCKMIGMPECDVLLAQCTTYLARAPKSRLMEDALRAAQRAVAEHKGPQPGVPLHLRNAPTRLMKDLGYGKGYNMMHKDESGLGYLPEGLENLDFFGDDEDNI from the exons ATGGATACTGACAAAGTATTGTGTCCGATATGTGCCAAGGAATTCGATTCCTCTGTCATCGAGGCCCATGCCAGCAGGTGCTTATTCCTGAATGAATCTACGAAGGACGAAGGCACAATGTTGCTTAGAGACTCCAGCCCCACAATCAAAAGAAACAGGCTAAAGCCGGCAAGTGTGAAAAGAGTTAATCAAACGCCTGGCAAGAGAAAGAGTTCTTTGGATCAGCTAACTTCACAGAGTTTCAGGGACGAAGAAGATATTAAGGACGTCGTGCCACAGaaaagt ACAGATAACGAAAGCAAGAAGCCACGCGGAAACGAGCGTGTACCCCTCGCAGAACAAATGAGACCTACGTCGCTACTAAACTTTGTAGGCCAGAAGCATATCCTTGGACCTCGCACCGTGCTCTCTGAACTCCTGCAAAAGGGCGAAATACCTAATATGATTCTCTGGGGTCCGCCTGGATGTGGCAAA ACATCTTTGGCTAATGTCATAGCGCATATATGCAAGAACGACCGTAAGCAACGATTTGTTAAGCTCTCTGCTGCAATGGCCGGCGTCCAGGAGGTAAAGGAAGTCATCAGTATCGCCAGCAATCATGTTAAATATGCGCAACGTACGATAGTGTTCATGGACGAGATACATAGGTTCAACAAGTTGCAGCAGGACGTGTTCCTGCCGCACGTCGAATCGGGAACCATTACTCTCATCGGGGCGACAACGGAAAATCCCTCGTTTAGCTTGAACTCCGCATTGCTGAGTCGATGCAGAGTGATCGTTTTGCACAAATTATCCATCGTGAATTTACTAGCGATCTTGAAGCGTGCAGTAATTTCGCTGGGAGGTATAATACATGCATCGGATAAAGGTGAAAGCACTTTGCAAAACATCAGCGAAGAAAACACATCGGAGGAAAGTAGACTCGAGATGGAATCGTCCTGCAATACGAAGTTTATTGTAGACGAACCGACGATAGAGTGGTTGGCTGGAACTTGCGACGGTGATGCTCGCATAGCGTTGGGAGGACTAGAAATGGCAGTACAATGTAAAGCACCGAACGAAAAGGAATTACTGGACGCTGGTCCGGCATTAATAACGCTGGACGACATCAAGGAGAGCCTGAAGAAAACGCATATGCTGTACGACAAGACGGGTGAACAACATTACGACATGATCTCTGCGTTACACAAGTCTGTCAGAGCCAGCGACGAGAACGCTTCGCTTTACTGGCTGACCAGAATGATCGCCGGCGGTGAGGATCCGGTTTATATCGCACGAAGATTAGTGAGGATGGCTAGTGAAGATATTGGCTTAGCTGATCCGAAAGCTCTTG GAATAGCAGTACACACGATGCACGGTTGCAAAATGATCGGGATGCCGGAGTGTGATGTTCTTTTAGCGCAATGTACGACTTATTTAGCGAGAGCACCAAAATCTAGACTGATGGAAGATGCGCTCAGAGCCGCGCAAAGAGCGGTAGCCGAGCATAAGGGCCCGCAGCCAGGAGTGCCCCTGCACTTGAGGAACGCCCCCACAAGACTCATGAAAGATTTGG GGTACGGTAAGGGATACAACATGATGCACAAGGACGAATCTGGATTGGGCTATCTGCCGGAGGGATTGGAAAATTTAGATTTCTTTGGAGATGACGAGGATAACATCTAG